In one Alosa alosa isolate M-15738 ecotype Scorff River chromosome 14, AALO_Geno_1.1, whole genome shotgun sequence genomic region, the following are encoded:
- the slc30a4 gene encoding zinc transporter 4, with product MSGANFMARMKSAFRKEREDWDLSDTATFDFSDDLADDETPKFNKLKVVVSGEMDDYSAGAASNGTPVNTIVVDDDDSLLDSSLGSPGVNMDPCESCLKRKERVKQRRVMKKLGCAAVLYFLFMIGELVGGYVANSLAIMTDALHMLTDLIGIIVSLLALWLSAKPPSDRFTFGLHRLEVVSAGISVLLIYILTGVLLNEAVQRSIHQDFSIDGDVMLITAAVGVAVNLIMGFLLNQTGHLHSHSHGAPQPSQAHGHGHGHGHGHQRGHGSLAVRAAFIHALGDLVQSIGVLIAAYVVRFKPEYKLADPICTYVFSVLVLFTTVRIIRDTGVIVLEGTPRHLNVARIREDLLKLEDVHSVDELNIWALTADKTVALVHLQLLPSNSGNWEEVQAKARHLLLHTHGVSRCTVQLQCSRLRAPDTCTNCQSPSA from the exons ATGTCTGGTGCAAACTTTATGGCAAGGATGAAGTCCGCTTTCAGGAAGGAGCGGGAGGATTGGGACCTCAGTGACACGGCTACTTTTGATTTTTCGGACGATCTGGCAGATGATGAAACTCCCAAATTTAACAAATTAAAGGTAGTTGTCTCTGGAGAAATGGACGATTACTCAGCTGGTGCTGCATCTAATGGGACGCCCGTCAATACCATCGTTGTAGACGATGATGACTCGCTTCTCGATTCAAGTCTTGGGAGCCCAGGTGTGAATATGGACCCCTGCGAAAGCTGTTTGAAAAGAAAGGAGCGGGTGAAACAACGGAGGGTGATGAAGAAGCTTGGCTGTGCCGCTGTATTGTATTTCCTTTTCATGATAGGAGAACTCGTGG GTGGTTATGTCGCCAATAGCCTGGCAATCATGACTGATGCACTTCATATGCTGACGGATCTTATTGGAATCATTGTGTCTTTGCTGGCCTTGTGGCTTTCAGCAAAGCCTCCATCGGACAGATTCACCTTTGGATTGCATCGCTTGG aggtggTGTCAGCAGGGATCAGTGTATTGCTCATATATATACTGACTGGAGTGCTATTGAATGAAGCTGTGCAGAGGTCCATTCATCAGGACTTCAGCATAGATGGAGATGTCATGCTCATTACAGCTGCAGTTGGAGTTGCAGTGAATCTAAT AATGGGATTCCTGTTAAACCAGACGGGGCACCTCCACTCGCATTCCCATGGGGCCCCTCAGCCAAGCCAGGCCCACGGTCACGGTCATGGCCACGGCCACGGGCATCAGCGGGGCCATGGCAGCCTGGCAGTGAGGGCTGCATTCATCCATGCACTGGGTGATCTGGTTCAGAGCATTGGTGTGCTCATTGCAGCCTACGTGGTCCGCTTCAAG CCAGAGTATAAACTGGCAGACCCTATCTGCACATATGTGTTTTCTGTCCTGGTGCTATTTACCACTGTGAGAATCATAAGGGACACCGGGGTTATTGTACTGGAAG GGACTCCAAGGCATCTGAATGTGGCACGCATCAGGGAGGACTTGTTGAAGCTGGAGGACGTGCATTCAGTGGACGAGCTGAACATTTGGGCACTCACCGCAGATAAGACAGTGGCCCTCGTCCATCTCCAGCTCT tGCCGTCTAACAGTGGGAACTGGGAGGAGGTCCAGGCGAAGGCCCGGCACctgctgctgcacacacatGGAGTGTCCCGATGCACAGTCCAGCTCCAGTGTTCCAGGCTCAGGGCAccagacacatgcacaaactgCCAATCTCCCAgtgcctga
- the c14h15orf48 gene encoding normal mucosa of esophagus-specific gene 1 protein: MAGFIHLLRKRKELIPLIGFVGCAAAGAAFTSVYFLLTKPDVIINRSTNPEPWERIDPSKPQKLITINQQWKPVEELELVKSLTK, from the exons ATGGCTGGGTTCATACATCTGctgaggaaaagaaaagag CTTATTCCTTTAATTGGATTCGTGGGTTGTGCTGCAGCTGGTGCAGCCTTTACGTCAGTTTACTTCTTGCTGACCAAACCTGATGTGAT AATAAACCGATCGACAAACCCTGAGCCCTGGGAAAGGATAGATCCATCCAAACCACAAAAG CTCATTACCATCAACCAGCAATGGAAGCCAGTGGAGGAGCTGGAATTGGTGAAGAGCCTGACTAAATGA
- the spata5l1 gene encoding spermatogenesis-associated protein 5-like protein 1, which translates to MMATKGLELQLIPCDTLDKNTQRCRIGPGLMSSLRLNIGSPVLISTPGGACLCTAWPRNDLAEGYFQFDTKCVTPNFRPIHNPYHFNCEDIRPLNGQKLKRIKVNVVVKSSEFKKRIPPHLINDIVKEILCGVYVHEKHIIAVNSFETEMICIHIENVNSGSTKVGLVTERTCLELAAVITHAEHSRRIAQESSRISIGGMEDVYGSLKELIHLPLFYPNTLRKLGVSCPRGVLLVGPPGVGKTMLVRSVVKEVGASLITINGPVILGSRPGESEENLRAMFQQAREAAEDGPCVLFIDEIDSLCPKRAGSSSAPENRVVAQLLTLMDGMVSRDHFVTIGATNQPDTLDPALRRPGRFDREVIIGVPTLTQRKSILEYLSEKMPLSCSVDLIALAEVTTGYVGADLSALCREAALQAILRSPEDTDVKAIEMQHFHEALKIVQPSCLRSSIGLTDYKPITWEQIGGLDDVKLKLKQSIEWPMKYPESFIRLGLLRPKGILLYGPPGCAKTTLVKAAASSSHCAFLSVSGADLFSPFVGDSEKALAQLFHQARACAPSIVFLDEVDTLLGSRGDTRVPHSVQAQVLSVLLTELDGIGLKTMERRGTQRMLCVSEERPESQQEHQMEYHEVCNKDVMIVAATNRPDALDSALMRPGRLDRIIYVPPPDYEARLAILRLCTEKMPLDSDVSLEELASQTSLFSGADLENLCKEAALLTLHEKTMEASRIQQKYLIKALQNSKPSLSALQMESYHHLFT; encoded by the exons ATGATGGCTACGAAGGGTCTGGAACTGCAGTTGATACCCTGTGACACGCTAGACAAAAACACTCAAAGATGCCGAATCGGTCCAGGCCTCATGTCCAGCCTCAGACTTAATATTGGTTCACCTGTCCTAATATCTACACCCGGAGGTGCCTGCCTGTGCACGGCTTGGCCAAGAAATGACCTGGCAGAGGGCTATTTTCAGTTTGATACTAAATGTGTTACACCTAATTTCAGGCCAATACACAATCCCTATCATTTTAACTGTGAAGATATTAGGCCACTGAATGGTCAGAAACTAAAACGTATAAAAGTAAATGTAGTTGTAAAAAGTAGTGAGTTTAAGAAAAGAATTCCCCCTCATTTAATTAATGACATCGTGAAGGAAATTCTCTgtggtgtttatgtgcatgAGAAGCACATCATTGCTGTCAATTCCTTTGAAACTGAAATGATCTGCATTCACATTGAGAACGTAAACTCAGGCTCCACTAAGGTAGGTCTTGTCACAGAGAGGACCTGTTTGGAATTAGCAGCGGTCATCACTCATGCAGAACACAGCAGAAGAATTGCCCAGGAATCTTCAAGGATATCAATAGGTGGAATGGAGGATGTCTATGGCTCGCTGAAAGAGCTCATTCATTTGCCCCTCTTTTATCCCAACACCCTAAGAAAGCTGGGTGTTTCGTGCCCAAGAGGAGTGCTGCTAGTTGGGCCACCAGGTGTGGGAAAGACCATGCTAGTGAGAAGTGTGGTGAAGGAGGTGGGCGCCTCTCTGATAACAATCAACGGGCCTGTGATCCTTGGATCCAGGCCTGGGGAGAGTGAGGAGAACTTGAGGGCCATGTTCCAACAGGCTCGGGAAGCTGCTGAAGACGGACCCTGTGTCCTGTTCATCGACGAGATAGACTCCCTGTGTCCTAAGAGAGCCGGCTCCTCGAGTGCGCCAGAGAACAGAGTGGTGGCCCAGCTACTGACCTTGATGGACGGCATGGTCAGCAGAGACCACTTTGTAACCATTGGAGCAACAAATCAGCCGGACACATTAGATCCTGCCCTTAGAAGGCCTGGCCGATTCGACAGAGAA GTCATCATTGGTGTTCCAACTCTTACACAAAGAAAATCAATCCTGGAGTATCTGAGTGAAAAGATGCCCCTCTCTTGCAGTGTTGATCTGATCGCTCTGGCTGAAGTGACCACTGGATACGTGGGTGCTGACCTGAGTGCCCTCTGCAGAGAGGCAGCTCTTCAGGCCATCCTCCGCTCGCCCGAG GACACAGATGTGAAAGCCATCGAAATGCAGCACTTCCATGAAGCTCTGAAGATAGTACAGCCTTCTTGTTTAAGAAGCAGTATTGGCCTGACTGATTACAAACCAATCACCTGGGAACAGATAGGAGGGCTTGATGATGTCAAACTCAAATTAAAACAG aGTATTGAATGGCCCATGAAATACCCAGAGTCATTCATAAGACTGGGCCTGTTGCGCCCCAAAGGGATACTTCTCTATGGCCCACCAGGATGTGCCAAGACCACGCTGGTCAAAGCTGCAGCCTCCTCCTCACACTGtgcctttctgtctgtcagCGGGGCGGACCTCTTCTCACCCTTTGTAGGAGACTCAGAGAAGGCCTTGGCTCAG CTGTTCCATCAGGCAAGAGCCTGTGCTCCCTCCATTGTGTTCCTGGATGAGGTGGACACCCTGCTGGGCTCCAGAGGAGACACTCGAGTTCCCCACAGCGTCCAGGCCCAGGTGCTGTCAGTGCTGCTGACCGAGCTGGATGGCATTGGCCTAAAGACAATGGAGAGAAGAGGCACCCAGAGGATGCTCTGCGTGTCCGAGGAGCGTCCAGAGTCCCAGCAGGAGCATCAG ATGGAGTATCATGAGGTATGCAACAAGGATGTGATGATTGTTGCTGCTACAAATCGCCCTGATGCTTTGGACAGTGCCCTGATGCGTCCTGGCAGGCTTGATAGAATAATTTATGTACCACCCCCTGACTATGAG GCTCGACTGGCCATACTGAGGCTTTGCACAGAAAAGATGCCCCTGGATTCAGATGTGTCATTGGAAGAGCTGGCGAGTCAAACATCCCTCTTTTCTGGGGCTGACCTAGAAAATCTGTGCAAAGAG GCAGCTCTTTTGACTCTTCATGAGAAGACTATGGAAGCTTCCAGAATCCAGCAAAAATACTTAATTAAAGCCTTACAAAATTCAAAGCCCTCCCTCAGTGCACTCCAAATGGAAAGTTATCATCACCTTTTTACATGA